Proteins encoded together in one Thermophilibacter immobilis window:
- a CDS encoding pyridoxal-phosphate dependent enzyme, whose product MYRVYRPSPLCRAYNLERALGTPAKIYYQFEGNNTSGSYKLHSALAQAYHAHAQGLTNITTETGAGQWGTALAEAAKRFAKLETILPAPESAHAIFVAMRGGERCREAGEAETILFGLTGTGYFGMVAYDAFNRGELEDHVPTDDEIEAGFATIPHVAGLQ is encoded by the coding sequence ATGTATCGCGTCTACCGCCCGAGCCCCCTGTGTCGCGCCTACAACCTCGAGCGCGCCCTCGGCACGCCGGCGAAGATCTACTACCAGTTCGAGGGCAACAACACCTCGGGCTCATACAAGCTCCACTCGGCCCTGGCGCAGGCCTACCACGCGCACGCCCAGGGCCTCACCAACATCACCACCGAGACGGGTGCGGGACAGTGGGGCACCGCTCTGGCCGAGGCGGCCAAGCGCTTCGCCAAGCTGGAGACCATCCTGCCCGCGCCCGAGAGCGCCCACGCGATCTTTGTCGCCATGCGCGGGGGCGAGAGGTGCCGCGAGGCGGGCGAGGCCGAGACGATCCTATTCGGCCTCACGGGAACCGGCTACTTCGGCATGGTGGCTTACGACGCGTTCAACCGCGGCGAGCTCGAGGACCACGTTCCCACCGACGATGAGATCGAGGCTGGCTTCGCCACGATCCCGCACGTCGCAGGGTTGCAGTAG
- a CDS encoding heavy metal translocating P-type ATPase yields the protein MSKKQKRWLRRILVALALFFVILVADEGGLLRSAFGATGSVYASFALYLVPYLIAGHDVLLKAGKNIVHGQVFDESFLMSVATIGAFAMVAFPEAEPHMAEGAAVMLFYQVGELFQSYAVGQSRKSIAQMMDIAPEYANIERDGELVQVDPGEVGVGTVIVIKPGERVPIDGVVVEGATQLDTAALTGESIPRHVEAGAEVISGCVNMDGLIRVRTTKPFGESTVSRILELVENASEKKARTENFITRFARWYTPAVVAAAGLLAVVPPLAGMGPWSDWILRGLTFLVVSCPCALVISVPLSFFGGIGGASRIGVLVKGSNYLETLAAVDTVVFDKTGTLTNGSFNVVAIHPEEDIDPDYVLSFAAYAEAFSDHPIALSVKEAYSGRIDQARVADVREESGHGVQAHVDEHVVLVGNDSLMAEHGAGWHDCDLTGTILHVSVDGRYVGHIVIADVVKDDAGQAIRDLHAAGVKRCVMLSGDREEVAGAVSERLGLDEFHAQLLPADKVAAVEELLEREGTRGKLAFVGDGINDAPVLTRADVGIAMGAMGSDAAIEAADVVLMDDKPSQIARAIGVARKTMRIVWQNIVFALGVKLVILVLAAVGVANMWLAVFGDVGVAIVAILNAMRAMRVR from the coding sequence ATGAGCAAGAAGCAGAAGCGGTGGCTGCGGCGCATCCTGGTCGCGCTCGCGCTCTTCTTCGTCATCCTGGTCGCTGACGAGGGCGGCCTGCTCAGGTCCGCCTTTGGGGCCACCGGCAGCGTCTACGCGAGCTTCGCGCTCTACCTCGTCCCCTACCTCATCGCCGGACACGACGTGCTCCTCAAGGCCGGCAAGAACATCGTCCACGGGCAGGTCTTCGACGAGAGCTTCCTCATGTCCGTCGCGACCATAGGGGCGTTCGCGATGGTGGCCTTTCCCGAGGCGGAGCCCCACATGGCCGAGGGTGCGGCCGTCATGCTCTTCTACCAGGTCGGCGAGCTGTTCCAGAGCTACGCCGTGGGGCAGAGCCGCAAGTCCATCGCGCAGATGATGGACATCGCGCCCGAGTACGCAAACATCGAGCGCGACGGCGAGCTCGTCCAGGTGGACCCCGGCGAGGTGGGCGTGGGCACCGTGATCGTCATCAAGCCCGGCGAGCGCGTGCCCATCGACGGCGTCGTGGTCGAGGGTGCCACCCAGCTCGACACCGCCGCCCTCACCGGCGAGTCGATCCCGCGCCACGTCGAGGCGGGGGCCGAGGTCATCTCGGGCTGCGTCAACATGGACGGGCTCATCCGCGTCCGCACGACCAAGCCGTTCGGCGAGTCCACCGTGAGCCGCATCCTCGAGCTCGTGGAGAACGCGAGCGAGAAGAAGGCCCGCACCGAGAACTTCATCACGCGCTTCGCGCGCTGGTACACGCCCGCGGTCGTCGCAGCGGCGGGCCTTCTCGCCGTGGTCCCGCCGCTGGCCGGCATGGGCCCCTGGTCCGACTGGATCCTGCGCGGCCTGACCTTTCTGGTGGTGAGCTGTCCGTGCGCCCTCGTGATCTCGGTGCCGCTCAGCTTCTTTGGGGGCATCGGCGGGGCGTCCAGGATTGGCGTGCTCGTCAAGGGCTCCAACTACCTCGAGACGCTCGCCGCCGTGGACACCGTGGTCTTCGACAAGACCGGTACGCTCACCAACGGCTCCTTCAACGTCGTGGCCATCCACCCCGAGGAGGACATCGACCCCGACTACGTGCTCTCCTTCGCCGCCTACGCCGAGGCTTTCTCGGATCACCCGATTGCTCTGTCCGTCAAGGAGGCCTACTCGGGCAGGATCGACCAGGCCCGCGTGGCCGACGTGCGAGAGGAGTCCGGTCACGGCGTCCAGGCGCACGTGGACGAGCACGTCGTCCTCGTGGGCAACGACTCCCTCATGGCCGAGCACGGGGCGGGCTGGCACGACTGCGACCTCACCGGGACGATCCTGCACGTCTCGGTCGACGGGCGCTACGTCGGCCACATCGTGATCGCCGACGTGGTCAAGGACGACGCGGGCCAGGCCATCCGCGACCTGCACGCCGCGGGCGTCAAGCGCTGCGTCATGCTAAGCGGGGACCGCGAGGAGGTCGCGGGAGCCGTGTCCGAGCGCCTGGGCCTCGACGAGTTCCACGCCCAGCTCCTGCCGGCCGACAAGGTCGCCGCCGTCGAGGAGCTACTCGAGCGAGAGGGCACGCGCGGCAAGCTCGCCTTCGTGGGCGACGGCATCAACGACGCGCCCGTGCTCACCCGCGCCGACGTGGGGATCGCCATGGGGGCGATGGGCTCCGACGCCGCGATCGAGGCCGCCGACGTGGTCCTCATGGACGACAAGCCCTCCCAGATCGCCCGCGCCATCGGCGTGGCCCGCAAGACCATGCGCATCGTCTGGCAGAACATCGTCTTCGCGCTCGGCGTGAAGCTCGTCATCCTGGTGCTCGCCGCCGTGGGCGTCGCGAACATGTGGCTCGCCGTCTTCGGCGACGTGGGCGTGGCGATCGTCGCCATCCTGAACGCCATGCGCGCGATGCGCGTCCGGTAG
- a CDS encoding ArsR/SmtB family transcription factor, which yields MSTCFEVGETPGEMPDEERLYDLADLFRVFSDTTRIKILFALMGRELCVACIAEETGTTQSAVSHQLRTLKQAHLVKFVRDGRNVVYSLADDHVYTMLSQGLTHVCE from the coding sequence ATGTCCACCTGCTTCGAGGTCGGAGAGACCCCCGGCGAGATGCCCGACGAGGAGCGCCTCTACGACCTCGCAGACCTCTTCAGGGTGTTCAGCGACACGACCCGCATCAAGATCCTCTTCGCCCTCATGGGCCGCGAGCTCTGCGTGGCCTGTATTGCCGAGGAGACGGGGACCACCCAGAGCGCCGTCTCGCACCAGCTGCGCACGCTCAAGCAGGCTCATCTGGTGAAGTTCGTGCGCGACGGGCGCAACGTGGTCTACTCGCTCGCCGACGACCACGTCTACACCATGCTCAGCCAGGGGCTCACCCACGTCTGCGAGTAA
- a CDS encoding M48 family metallopeptidase has product MGSHARSGAAFELCAGGVPVEVERTRVRRLNLRVRPDGTAHLSVPTRVSPAEAQLFLDAHAAWLRERVEARLAPEPNDALVALWGALADLPDATTPDELWRRELSGALPAVVRRMEEATGLCASGWQLRAMTSRWGSCTPTNGRIRLNVRLAAYPPTCLDYVVAHELTHLAEPSHNARFHELLARAYPDERAARALLRQSARTLATASLEDMRV; this is encoded by the coding sequence ATGGGTTCGCATGCGAGGAGCGGAGCCGCCTTCGAGCTGTGCGCCGGGGGCGTCCCCGTGGAGGTGGAGCGCACGCGCGTCCGCCGGCTCAACCTGCGCGTGCGACCGGACGGCACGGCGCACCTGAGCGTTCCCACGCGTGTGAGCCCGGCCGAGGCGCAGCTCTTCTTGGACGCCCACGCCGCCTGGCTGCGCGAGCGCGTCGAGGCACGCCTGGCCCCGGAGCCCAACGACGCCCTGGTAGCCCTGTGGGGCGCGCTTGCGGACCTGCCGGACGCGACGACCCCCGACGAGCTCTGGCGCCGTGAGCTCTCAGGCGCTCTGCCTGCGGTCGTGCGGCGCATGGAGGAGGCCACGGGCCTCTGTGCGAGCGGCTGGCAGCTGCGCGCCATGACGAGCCGCTGGGGCTCGTGCACGCCCACGAACGGGCGCATCCGCCTCAACGTGCGCCTAGCCGCCTACCCGCCGACCTGCCTCGACTACGTGGTTGCTCACGAACTCACGCACCTGGCCGAGCCCAGCCACAACGCCCGCTTCCACGAGCTTCTCGCCCGTGCCTATCCCGACGAGCGCGCCGCACGCGCCCTCCTGCGGCAGAGCGCGCGCACGCTGGCCACGGCATCACTGGAAGACATGCGCGTCTGA
- a CDS encoding carbon starvation CstA family protein yields MNGIVLMLVAAAVLLAGYLVYGRWLARMWGIDADVLTPARRMEDGKDFSPASCFTVFSHQFSSICGAGPVTGTIVAMMFGWLPVVLWVLVGGIFFGAVHDFGALYASMRNNGKSLAQLVEKYIGRTGRRLFLLFSWLFCIIVIAAFTSMVCGTFAQSAAASASANYAAGAAGTISILFTFVAILFGWACRHFQLSGAPQFVLAVALIVAMFALGMAFPLALGMNAWIAIVTVYVVFAAGMPIQTLKQPRDYLTTIMMVAMIVCAMAGIFVMGANGQATITVPMVVSSEAFDALASKGNYLFPVLFVSVACGALSGFHSLVSSGTSSKQVASEKDALPVGFGAMVLESFVGILAIVVAGIMFSDMNTAGTGALNNGVASTPFQIFASGVARGMTSFGVPSAVATVFMTMNVSALALTSLDAVARIARTSFSEFFASTNDALATSSAKGERTGAMRALGNPWFATVVTLIPGVALAFGGYLAIWPLFGASNQLLGGMCMITLAVFCKCTGRRGFMLYAPVALLLCSTFTSLVMSIVNCARALAAGGAGVVATSGLQLVFAILLVALGLIVAYSCLKELFTKRVGSMPDEEPEWSELGRKNCAAAGERGAAASDLTGTQLAR; encoded by the coding sequence ATGAACGGAATCGTGCTGATGCTCGTCGCGGCTGCGGTGCTGCTCGCGGGCTACCTGGTCTACGGCCGGTGGCTCGCCCGCATGTGGGGGATAGACGCCGACGTGCTCACCCCCGCGCGTCGCATGGAGGACGGCAAGGACTTCTCGCCGGCCTCGTGCTTCACGGTCTTCTCGCATCAGTTCTCGTCTATCTGCGGGGCGGGCCCCGTCACGGGCACCATCGTGGCCATGATGTTCGGCTGGCTGCCCGTGGTCCTGTGGGTCCTCGTGGGAGGCATCTTCTTCGGGGCCGTGCACGACTTCGGTGCCCTGTATGCCAGCATGAGGAACAACGGAAAGTCGCTCGCCCAGCTCGTCGAGAAGTACATCGGACGCACCGGTCGACGCCTGTTCCTGCTGTTCAGCTGGCTCTTCTGCATCATCGTGATTGCGGCCTTCACCTCGATGGTCTGCGGGACCTTCGCACAGTCCGCCGCCGCGAGCGCGTCGGCCAACTACGCGGCCGGCGCGGCGGGCACCATCTCGATCCTCTTCACCTTCGTGGCCATCCTCTTCGGGTGGGCGTGCCGTCACTTCCAGCTCTCGGGCGCGCCCCAGTTCGTCCTTGCCGTGGCCCTGATCGTGGCCATGTTCGCGCTCGGCATGGCGTTTCCGCTCGCGCTCGGCATGAACGCCTGGATCGCCATCGTGACCGTCTACGTGGTCTTTGCCGCCGGCATGCCCATCCAGACGCTCAAGCAGCCGCGCGACTACCTCACCACGATCATGATGGTCGCCATGATCGTTTGCGCCATGGCCGGCATCTTCGTCATGGGCGCCAACGGGCAGGCCACCATCACGGTGCCCATGGTCGTCTCGTCCGAGGCCTTCGACGCCCTGGCCTCCAAGGGCAACTACCTCTTCCCGGTCCTGTTCGTCTCCGTGGCCTGCGGCGCCCTTTCCGGATTCCACAGTCTCGTGTCCTCCGGCACCTCCTCCAAGCAGGTCGCCAGCGAGAAGGACGCGCTACCCGTGGGCTTTGGCGCCATGGTGCTCGAGTCGTTCGTGGGCATCCTCGCCATCGTCGTAGCCGGTATCATGTTCTCTGACATGAACACCGCCGGCACCGGCGCCCTCAACAATGGCGTGGCCTCGACCCCGTTCCAGATCTTCGCCTCGGGCGTCGCGCGCGGCATGACCTCGTTCGGCGTCCCGTCCGCAGTCGCGACCGTCTTCATGACCATGAACGTCTCCGCGCTTGCGCTCACCTCGCTCGACGCCGTGGCGCGCATCGCTCGCACGTCCTTCTCCGAGTTCTTCGCCTCCACCAACGATGCCCTGGCCACCTCTTCTGCCAAGGGGGAGCGAACCGGTGCCATGAGGGCGCTCGGCAACCCGTGGTTTGCCACCGTGGTCACGCTGATCCCGGGCGTGGCCCTGGCCTTTGGCGGCTACCTCGCGATCTGGCCACTGTTTGGCGCGTCAAACCAGCTGCTCGGCGGCATGTGCATGATCACGCTCGCCGTGTTCTGCAAGTGCACCGGTCGTAGGGGCTTCATGCTCTACGCGCCGGTGGCGCTTCTGCTGTGCTCGACGTTCACCTCGCTCGTGATGAGCATCGTGAACTGCGCCAGGGCGCTCGCGGCGGGCGGGGCGGGCGTCGTCGCCACCTCCGGGCTGCAGCTCGTCTTTGCGATCCTGCTTGTGGCGCTCGGCCTCATCGTGGCCTACAGCTGCCTGAAGGAGCTCTTCACCAAGAGGGTCGGCTCGATGCCCGACGAGGAGCCCGAGTGGAGCGAGCTCGGCCGCAAGAACTGCGCCGCGGCTGGCGAGCGCGGTGCGGCGGCCTCTGACCTCACGGGCACTCAGCTGGCAAGGTAG
- a CDS encoding xanthine phosphoribosyltransferase, which produces MRELEDRIRQDGIVREGNVLKVDNFLNHQCDVGLYDRMGAEWARLFAGQRVDKILTIESSGIGIACVAARHFGDVPVVFARKTESKNLDGDQYRTQIKSYTKKRIYEVIVAKRFLVPGEHVLVIDDFLAMGCAMDGLLQICEGAGVIVEGIGIAVEKGFQPGGASLREQGYRVESLARVSSMDARTGEIEFA; this is translated from the coding sequence ATGAGGGAGCTCGAGGATCGCATTCGTCAGGACGGGATTGTGCGCGAGGGAAACGTCCTCAAGGTGGACAACTTCCTTAACCACCAATGCGACGTGGGCCTGTACGACCGCATGGGGGCAGAGTGGGCCCGCCTGTTCGCCGGGCAGCGCGTGGACAAGATCCTCACCATCGAGTCCTCGGGTATCGGCATCGCCTGCGTCGCCGCACGCCACTTCGGGGACGTCCCCGTGGTCTTCGCGCGCAAGACCGAGTCCAAGAACCTCGACGGCGACCAGTATCGCACACAAATCAAAAGCTACACCAAGAAGCGCATCTACGAGGTCATCGTCGCCAAGCGCTTCCTGGTCCCCGGCGAGCACGTCCTTGTCATCGACGACTTTCTGGCCATGGGATGCGCCATGGACGGGTTGCTCCAGATCTGCGAGGGTGCCGGCGTGATCGTGGAGGGCATCGGCATTGCCGTCGAGAAGGGCTTCCAGCCGGGTGGCGCGAGCCTGCGCGAGCAGGGCTATCGGGTGGAGTCGCTCGCACGGGTGAGCTCGATGGACGCGCGCACGGGAGAGATCGAGTTCGCGTAG
- a CDS encoding heavy-metal-associated domain-containing protein — protein MRKVYKLDEIDCPTCAQKLQDALAKVDGVQSVSVNFLAQKLTLEAEDDGFDAVLGRVVKLAADLEPDCEIAR, from the coding sequence ATGCGCAAGGTCTACAAGCTCGACGAGATCGACTGCCCCACCTGTGCCCAGAAGCTCCAGGACGCCCTCGCCAAGGTCGACGGCGTCCAGTCCGTCTCCGTCAACTTCCTGGCGCAGAAGCTCACCCTCGAGGCAGAAGACGACGGCTTCGACGCCGTCCTCGGTCGCGTCGTGAAGCTCGCCGCCGACCTCGAGCCCGACTGCGAGATCGCCCGCTAG